GCGGGATGGAAAGGAGAAGCTGCTCCGCCACGCGGCGGTAGAGATCGTAGTCGAGAGGATCGAGCAGCCCCTCGCCCGCCCAGTAGGGAGCGAAGATCTCCACGTCCTCCGCCGGAATCCGATCGACGACCACCATCCTCTGGGGGTTCGCGCTTCGGATGTCCGAGAGTTTGTTCGAGAGAAAACAAAGCTCCGCTTGGAACGCCGTCTCTCGCCGCCCTGAGATGAAATCGGAGAACCAGGGGTTCGCCTTCTCGTCCTCGAGGACGAGGATTCCGTCGTAGTGGCGCGCCACCTCCGAGGAAATCGTCGATTTCCCGGTTCCGCAGTTTCCAGCGAAGCCGACCAGCATCGCAACCTCTCCGATGGAAGACGCCCGGTATTGTAGCCGCGCCCCGACACGGCGGCAAGCGGAGCGACAGTTTTCTCTTGGACCCGTCCGGCGCGCTCGTCTATCCTGGCCTTGAGTCGCGCCCCCCGAACGGAACCCGGGCGCCGCGCGAGAGAGGGCGCGTCGAGTCCTCTCGCGAGCGACATCCGCGACCCGCCCGGATGGAGAGTCGCATGCGGTTACCCGCGGGGTGGTCCGGTTTTCTCCGAGTCCTCACGGCGCACCCGGTCGGTTTCGCCGGCGTCCTCCTCACGACCGTTTCCTTCGTGCTCTTCGCCGGGCTCTTCGGGCTCGAGCTCCTCGGGCTCCAGAGGAATCCCTATCTTGGGATCCTCACGTTCCTCGTTCTTCCGGGGGTCTTTCTCTTCGGGCTCGCGCTCATTCCGATCGGACGGGCGCTTCACGCGCGAAGGGAACGCCGCGCGGTCGTTGTCGACCTCACCGAGTCGGAGCAGCAGAGGCGGGTCGTCCTCTTTCTTCTCCTCACGATCGTCAATCTGGTCGTTCTCTCTGTGGCGGCGTACCAGGGGGTCCACTTCACCGATTCCAACCGGTTCTGCGGCGAGGTGTGCCACACGGTGATGGAGCCCGAGTTCACCGCGTACCAGCG
This Candidatus Eisenbacteria bacterium DNA region includes the following protein-coding sequences:
- a CDS encoding deoxynucleoside kinase, which translates into the protein MLVGFAGNCGTGKSTISSEVARHYDGILVLEDEKANPWFSDFISGRRETAFQAELCFLSNKLSDIRSANPQRMVVVDRIPAEDVEIFAPYWAGEGLLDPLDYDLYRRVAEQLLLSIPPFDVIIYLHGPIALLVERLRARRGSAFNERVERMVRALQPRYEAWEKKLQGPVIRLPIEEHDYLGPSWKEDLARLVSAIERFRFPLLSGEIRPAMP